A region of Methanomassiliicoccales archaeon DNA encodes the following proteins:
- the serS gene encoding serine--tRNA ligase — MLDIDLIREDPDRIRAMLRNRNYPEDALDSFLSVDSEWRKLVEEGNQLRRLRNTVSEQIPKLKDAEKQKKIKEMKGVASRIAEIEKRVAELEASRSEIILNLPNLPHESVPIGASPADNVLVRTGGEPRKFDFKPRDHIQLGEELDIIDFKRGAKVAGSGFYVLKGDGARLERAMINFFLDLHRHQGYTEVFPPIVVNRAAVVGTGQYPKLKDDMYWCERDDLWLNPTAEVPVTNLLQDEILNKDQLPILYTAYLPSFRREAGRSAEMKGIIRVHEFNKVELVKFVLPEDSSNELETLLCDAEDTIRYLDLPYRVLLLCTGDMGFASAKTYDIETHAPGSDQWLECSSCSSFTDFQARRARIKYRPEAHLKSEFVHTLNGSGVALPRTMVAVLENNQNEDGSVSIPEVLRPYLQGQETIE; from the coding sequence ATGCTAGACATCGATCTCATCCGCGAGGACCCGGACCGCATCCGCGCCATGCTGCGCAACCGCAACTATCCAGAGGATGCTTTGGACTCTTTCCTGAGCGTCGACTCGGAGTGGAGGAAGCTGGTGGAGGAAGGAAACCAACTGAGACGCCTCCGCAACACCGTGTCCGAGCAGATACCCAAGCTCAAGGACGCGGAGAAGCAGAAGAAGATCAAGGAGATGAAGGGGGTCGCCTCCCGCATCGCCGAGATCGAGAAGCGCGTGGCCGAACTCGAGGCCTCCAGGAGCGAAATCATTCTCAACCTGCCCAACCTTCCGCACGAGAGCGTGCCCATCGGCGCCAGTCCAGCCGATAATGTCTTGGTCCGCACCGGGGGCGAGCCGAGGAAGTTCGATTTCAAACCCAGAGACCACATCCAGCTGGGCGAAGAGCTGGACATCATCGATTTCAAGCGGGGAGCGAAGGTGGCAGGAAGCGGGTTCTATGTGCTCAAGGGAGACGGAGCGCGCCTGGAGAGGGCCATGATCAACTTCTTCCTGGACCTGCACAGGCACCAAGGCTATACTGAGGTCTTCCCTCCCATAGTGGTCAATCGCGCCGCGGTCGTCGGCACCGGGCAGTATCCAAAACTCAAGGATGACATGTATTGGTGCGAGCGGGACGACCTTTGGCTCAATCCAACGGCCGAGGTGCCCGTGACCAACCTTCTACAGGACGAGATATTGAATAAGGACCAGTTGCCTATCCTCTACACCGCCTACCTGCCCTCCTTCCGCCGCGAGGCCGGCAGGAGCGCGGAGATGAAGGGCATCATCCGGGTGCACGAGTTCAACAAGGTCGAGCTGGTGAAGTTCGTGCTGCCCGAAGATTCGTCCAATGAACTGGAAACGCTGCTCTGCGACGCCGAGGACACCATACGATACCTCGACCTGCCCTACCGAGTGCTGCTGCTATGCACGGGGGATATGGGCTTCGCGAGCGCTAAGACCTATGATATTGAGACGCATGCTCCTGGCAGCGACCAGTGGCTCGAATGCTCGTCATGCAGCAGCTTCACGGATTTCCAGGCCAGGAGGGCGCGCATCAAGTACCGACCCGAGGCGCACCTGAAGAGCGAGTTCGTCCACACTCTGAACGGTTCCGGGGTAGCGCTGCCGCGCACCATGGTGGCCGTCTTGGAGAACAATCAGAACGAAGATGGATCGGTCAGCATTCCAGAGGTGTTGCGACCTTACTTGCAGGGACAAGAGACTATTGAGTAG
- a CDS encoding YhbY family RNA-binding protein — protein sequence METKSKKELKGMGTELAPTIHVGKGGLTEGLVEEVKNQIKKNKLVKVRVLASSSQEKKDLAQELADRAGVSLIELRGNTVLLCDEKLYAAKGDST from the coding sequence ATGGAAACCAAGAGCAAAAAGGAACTTAAGGGAATGGGCACGGAGCTCGCGCCCACCATCCACGTCGGAAAAGGCGGCTTGACCGAGGGTTTGGTGGAAGAGGTCAAGAACCAGATCAAGAAGAACAAGCTGGTGAAGGTCAGGGTGCTCGCCTCCTCTTCCCAGGAAAAGAAGGATCTTGCACAGGAGTTGGCGGATAGAGCGGGCGTCAGCCTGATCGAGTTGCGCGGCAACACGGTCCTGCTCTGCGACGAAAAACTCTATGCCGCCAAAGGCGATTCAACCTGA
- a CDS encoding 50S ribosomal protein L16: MARKPARMYTQIRGQAYTRREYMGGVPALRINQFDLGNPNGDFPIEFTLRVKETCQIRHTALEAARVTANRLLTKKAGANNFYLKIRIYPHNVLRENKLATGAGADRISSGMRAAFGKAVGTAARVHSGQPIITVRVPVSAAPAAKEAMWSAAIKLPTPCYVQVEKGKELLV, from the coding sequence ATGGCAAGGAAGCCAGCAAGGATGTACACGCAGATCAGGGGACAGGCCTATACCCGCAGAGAGTACATGGGAGGCGTCCCTGCCTTACGCATTAACCAGTTCGACCTCGGGAACCCCAACGGAGATTTCCCGATCGAGTTCACCCTCCGCGTCAAGGAGACGTGTCAGATCCGTCACACCGCATTGGAAGCGGCCCGTGTCACGGCCAACCGCTTGCTGACCAAGAAAGCGGGGGCGAACAACTTCTATCTCAAGATTCGTATCTATCCGCACAACGTGCTACGCGAGAACAAGCTTGCTACCGGCGCAGGCGCTGACCGTATCTCCAGCGGCATGAGGGCGGCATTCGGCAAGGCGGTCGGCACCGCGGCCCGGGTGCATTCCGGCCAGCCGATCATCACGGTTCGGGTACCAGTGAGCGCAGCGCCAGCGGCCAAGGAGGCCATGTGGTCCGCCGCCATCAAGCTCCCCACCCCCTGCTACGTGCAGGTGGAGAAGGGAAAAGAGCTCCTGGTCTGA
- the dph2 gene encoding diphthamide biosynthesis enzyme Dph2 has translation MYDFHLADVASFVLRRKARLVALQLPEGLIAQVRAMVEELEKSTGARYLVLADPCYGACDVNLQYKEYSDALVHFGHSEMPSLQTDEGVLFVEVTADYHVLELVPEAAKRLCDRVGLVTTAQHIDKLETVRAALEREGKQVFVGRGDGRIKHPGQVLGCNVSAASSLAERVDCYLYIGSGDFHPLAVSLGTGKPVIVLDPFIRQIRDVDELKDRTLRQRHGAIVRAAEARSYGILVSSKPGQKRLALAQELRAKLDSKGKKAVILVANNIDPDRLAGYGLDAFVSTACPRLAIDDYMRYKQPILTPKELEIVLGERKWEDYVFDSISV, from the coding sequence ATGTACGACTTTCATTTGGCCGATGTGGCCTCTTTCGTCCTCCGGCGCAAAGCCAGGCTAGTGGCATTGCAGCTGCCCGAGGGGCTGATCGCCCAAGTCCGGGCGATGGTGGAGGAGCTGGAGAAGTCGACCGGAGCGAGATACTTGGTGCTCGCCGATCCCTGCTACGGAGCGTGCGATGTGAACCTGCAATACAAGGAGTATTCGGACGCCCTAGTGCATTTCGGACATTCGGAGATGCCCTCTCTCCAGACCGACGAAGGCGTGCTGTTCGTTGAGGTGACGGCCGATTACCACGTGCTGGAGCTCGTCCCGGAGGCGGCGAAGAGGCTTTGCGACCGCGTGGGATTGGTGACCACAGCCCAGCACATCGACAAGCTGGAAACGGTCAGAGCCGCGCTGGAGAGAGAGGGAAAGCAAGTGTTCGTAGGACGTGGAGATGGACGGATCAAGCATCCCGGACAGGTGCTGGGGTGCAACGTGAGCGCTGCATCCTCTCTGGCAGAGAGAGTGGACTGCTATCTCTACATCGGAAGCGGGGACTTCCATCCTCTGGCCGTCTCCCTGGGAACAGGAAAACCCGTGATCGTCCTGGACCCTTTCATACGCCAGATCCGGGACGTGGACGAACTGAAGGACCGCACCCTGCGGCAGAGGCACGGGGCCATCGTTCGAGCGGCGGAAGCCCGATCGTATGGCATCCTGGTCTCCTCCAAGCCGGGACAGAAGCGTCTGGCGTTGGCGCAGGAGCTGCGAGCCAAGCTTGATTCGAAGGGCAAGAAGGCGGTGATCCTGGTGGCGAACAACATCGACCCCGATCGTCTTGCCGGCTATGGCCTGGACGCCTTCGTCTCCACCGCCTGCCCGCGCCTGGCGATTGACGACTATATGCGTTATAAGCAACCCATCCTCACTCCCAAGGAGCTGGAGATCGTCCTCGGCGAAAGAAAGTGGGAGGACTACGTTTTCGACAGCATCTCTGTCTGA
- the mtxX gene encoding methanogenesis marker protein Mmp4/MtxX translates to MLSPEAILTKARSHDRRIGIGAVEDVEKVEASASIANAADYGKVKVYRDPDELIKALKSGELDAAVRGSLDSNAVMRAIKREFSVDHVLRMAILQPRVGKVFFFAPVGVDEGNSVEQKLELVTLGAKLMRQMGVEPKVGVLSGGRKGDQGRSAVVDRSLAEGEEVASKANAIGISARHAEILIEDAAKDCNMIIAPDGISGNLIFRTLHFLGEGRALGAVVLNIDKVFVDTSRAKTSYIDSIALASALVGSKKI, encoded by the coding sequence ATGCTCAGTCCCGAGGCCATCCTGACGAAGGCAAGGAGTCATGATCGGCGTATCGGCATAGGCGCCGTGGAGGATGTGGAGAAGGTGGAGGCCAGCGCCTCGATAGCCAACGCTGCCGACTACGGCAAAGTGAAGGTCTACCGCGATCCGGACGAGCTGATCAAGGCGTTGAAGAGCGGTGAACTGGACGCAGCGGTACGTGGAAGCCTCGACTCCAACGCGGTCATGAGGGCGATCAAACGCGAGTTCTCAGTGGACCACGTCCTGCGCATGGCGATCCTGCAGCCCCGCGTGGGGAAGGTGTTCTTCTTTGCCCCAGTGGGAGTGGACGAGGGCAACAGCGTTGAGCAGAAGCTGGAGCTCGTGACATTGGGGGCGAAGTTGATGAGGCAGATGGGCGTGGAACCCAAGGTCGGGGTCCTCTCCGGAGGCCGCAAAGGCGACCAGGGACGAAGCGCAGTGGTGGACCGGAGCCTGGCCGAGGGGGAGGAGGTGGCGTCCAAGGCCAATGCCATTGGAATATCTGCCAGGCACGCCGAGATATTGATAGAGGATGCAGCCAAGGACTGCAACATGATCATCGCGCCGGACGGGATCTCCGGCAACCTCATCTTCCGCACCTTGCACTTCTTGGGCGAAGGCCGAGCGCTGGGGGCGGTGGTGCTGAACATCGACAAGGTGTTCGTGGACACCTCGCGAGCGAAGACCAGCTACATCGATTCCATAGCTCTCGCCTCCGCACTGGTGGGCAGCAAAAAGATATAA
- a CDS encoding 6-pyruvoyl tetrahydropterin synthase family protein — MRLEIDGREAGIKFSASHMIPGHSKCGRLHGHSYSIRLVLHGEKGERGMVVDFLIVKQTLRAIAEEFDHRVILPGNCPHLKLKLGEEVEATTQGKRYIFPAEDVVIIDAEESSTEEMARVILEMLLQRMTFPPNVKEVEIGVYEELGQSAFASSKLR, encoded by the coding sequence ATGAGATTGGAGATCGACGGCCGGGAGGCGGGGATCAAGTTCTCTGCGTCCCACATGATCCCAGGGCATAGCAAGTGCGGCCGGTTGCACGGGCATTCCTACAGCATCAGGCTGGTGCTCCACGGCGAGAAGGGTGAGAGGGGCATGGTGGTGGATTTCCTCATCGTCAAGCAGACCTTGCGGGCCATCGCCGAAGAGTTCGATCATCGCGTCATCCTCCCAGGCAACTGTCCCCATCTGAAGCTCAAGTTGGGCGAAGAGGTGGAGGCCACCACCCAAGGCAAGCGCTACATCTTCCCGGCGGAGGACGTGGTGATCATCGATGCGGAGGAATCGAGCACGGAGGAGATGGCGCGGGTCATTCTGGAGATGCTGTTGCAGCGCATGACCTTCCCCCCGAACGTGAAGGAAGTGGAGATCGGGGTCTATGAGGAGCTGGGTCAGAGCGCCTTCGCTTCTAGCAAGCTGAGGTGA
- the queC gene encoding 7-cyano-7-deazaguanine synthase QueC, with amino-acid sequence MAKAVVLLSGGLDSTVTLAYALALGEEVVPVSYRYGQRHFRELEAAKQVVAHYRLKQHVVVDMDLSAYRTNALTSTEVEVPLGRDVRDIGGDIPPTYVPARNIIFLSVAAGLCESVEADRIYIGANALDYSGYPDCRPEFFQAFEKVLEVGTRRGVEGNPVRVIAPLLRKSKAEIVRLGKELEAPLDLTWSCYRGGAKACGQCDSCLLRLKGFKEAGHADEIEYEGSR; translated from the coding sequence TTGGCAAAGGCGGTCGTTCTTCTGTCGGGGGGATTGGACTCAACGGTCACCTTGGCCTATGCATTGGCGCTAGGAGAGGAGGTCGTGCCCGTAAGTTACCGTTATGGCCAGAGGCATTTCCGCGAACTGGAGGCAGCGAAGCAGGTAGTCGCCCACTATCGCCTGAAGCAGCACGTGGTGGTGGACATGGACCTATCTGCCTATCGCACCAACGCGCTGACGTCGACGGAGGTGGAAGTGCCCCTGGGAAGAGACGTCCGGGACATAGGCGGTGACATCCCCCCAACCTACGTCCCGGCCCGGAACATCATCTTTCTGAGCGTGGCCGCCGGTCTGTGCGAGAGCGTCGAGGCCGACCGCATCTACATCGGCGCTAACGCGCTGGACTACAGTGGCTATCCCGACTGCCGGCCGGAGTTCTTTCAGGCGTTCGAGAAGGTGCTTGAGGTCGGCACCAGGCGCGGTGTGGAAGGAAATCCCGTGCGGGTGATCGCTCCGCTGCTGCGCAAGAGCAAGGCGGAGATCGTTCGCTTGGGAAAGGAGCTCGAGGCCCCTCTTGACCTTACCTGGTCATGTTACAGAGGAGGAGCGAAGGCCTGCGGCCAATGTGACTCCTGCCTCCTTCGATTGAAAGGGTTCAAAGAAGCTGGTCATGCGGATGAGATCGAGTACGAGGGATCAAGATGA
- a CDS encoding radical SAM protein yields MKIKEIFRSLQGEGVLIGTPTTFVRTVGCNLDCDWCDTKYAREGGEDMSVEQIMLRIKELDTPFICVTGGEPLLQKDTIRLLNLLVERLYQVTLETNGSLPLDDVPCAENMLISMDIKCPSSSMEERMLFSNIELLSPADQLKFIVADMNDLSYAENILKTNTVNCNVIFTPVGGMDLEPIAQFVLARKINARVLPQLHKLIWGEEPGV; encoded by the coding sequence ATGAAAATCAAGGAGATCTTCCGTTCCTTGCAGGGGGAGGGGGTGCTCATAGGCACCCCGACGACGTTCGTGCGCACGGTTGGCTGCAACCTCGACTGCGACTGGTGCGACACCAAGTATGCGAGGGAAGGGGGCGAGGACATGTCCGTGGAGCAGATCATGCTTCGAATAAAGGAGCTGGACACGCCTTTCATCTGCGTGACCGGCGGCGAGCCCCTTTTGCAGAAGGACACCATCAGGCTGCTCAATCTCTTGGTGGAGAGGCTCTACCAGGTCACATTGGAAACGAATGGATCCCTGCCTCTGGACGACGTCCCGTGCGCGGAGAACATGCTCATCTCCATGGACATCAAGTGTCCGTCCTCGAGCATGGAGGAGCGCATGCTATTCAGCAATATCGAGCTGCTCTCGCCCGCCGACCAGCTCAAGTTCATCGTGGCGGACATGAACGACCTCAGTTACGCGGAGAATATCCTCAAGACCAACACGGTCAACTGCAACGTCATCTTCACCCCTGTGGGCGGAATGGACCTGGAGCCGATCGCTCAGTTCGTGCTTGCCAGAAAGATAAATGCCAGGGTATTGCCACAACTGCATAAGCTCATATGGGGCGAAGAGCCAGGAGTGTGA
- a CDS encoding 2-isopropylmalate synthase, whose protein sequence is MSNKPDKGFPERKGIYTSHFNAMISHADVPEQVTIFDTTLRDGEQTPGVALSCEDKLRIAELLSDLGVDVIEAGFPIISTGERQAVKRIAAAGLKPRICGLARCRQEDIDAAIDCGLDYVHTFIATSEIHMKNKLKMTPDQVKSKAVESIEYAKSHGLTVEFSCEDATRTQLDFLKEMHQAVQGAKVDKINLPDTVGTMSPQAMEYLIREVMPVTKVPLSIHCHDDFGLAVANSLVAVQNGAQQVHVCVNGLGERAGNASLEEVVLGLMAFYGARTNIDTRKIGFISKTVSRVTGVPIPDNKAIVGNNAFAHESGIHVHGVLKDPSTYEAMSPELVGMQRSIVMGKHTGAHSVKEKLSEYGVEVGEEQLTRVVDEIKRLAESGKHVDDAELVALAYHFAGQEDTPRKIKLKEFAVFTGVNITPTAVVALEMDGEVHRGSQTGIGPVDAALNAIRSVLKDKVALEEYRLAAITGGSDALCEVSVKVKLDGDGKIMSVGKSVGTDIVNTSVEATIEAIDRLYARKKAHGKG, encoded by the coding sequence ATGTCCAACAAGCCTGACAAGGGTTTCCCGGAGAGAAAAGGGATATACACCAGTCACTTCAACGCCATGATCAGCCATGCCGATGTCCCAGAACAGGTGACGATATTCGACACCACGCTCAGGGACGGAGAGCAGACTCCGGGCGTGGCGCTGTCCTGCGAGGACAAGCTGCGCATCGCAGAGCTGCTGAGCGATCTGGGCGTGGACGTGATCGAGGCAGGCTTCCCCATCATATCAACGGGAGAAAGGCAGGCGGTGAAACGCATCGCCGCCGCGGGACTGAAGCCTCGCATCTGCGGGCTAGCACGATGCCGGCAGGAGGACATCGATGCGGCGATAGACTGCGGACTGGACTACGTGCACACGTTCATCGCCACCAGCGAGATACACATGAAGAACAAGCTGAAGATGACCCCGGACCAGGTCAAGTCGAAGGCGGTCGAGTCGATCGAATACGCCAAGAGCCATGGCCTGACGGTGGAGTTCTCCTGCGAGGACGCGACCCGGACCCAGCTCGACTTCCTGAAGGAGATGCATCAGGCGGTCCAGGGGGCGAAGGTGGACAAGATCAATCTCCCGGATACCGTAGGGACGATGTCCCCGCAAGCGATGGAATACCTCATCCGCGAGGTCATGCCCGTCACCAAGGTGCCACTGAGCATCCATTGCCACGATGATTTCGGCCTAGCGGTGGCGAACTCCCTCGTGGCCGTGCAGAACGGCGCGCAACAGGTGCATGTGTGCGTGAACGGCCTGGGCGAGAGGGCGGGCAACGCCTCCCTGGAGGAGGTGGTGCTCGGTCTGATGGCCTTCTATGGCGCACGAACGAACATCGACACGCGCAAGATCGGCTTCATCTCGAAGACCGTGTCCCGGGTGACCGGCGTCCCCATACCGGACAACAAGGCCATCGTGGGCAACAACGCCTTCGCGCATGAATCTGGAATTCACGTTCACGGCGTGCTCAAGGACCCCAGCACATACGAGGCTATGTCCCCAGAGCTGGTGGGGATGCAGCGCTCCATTGTAATGGGCAAGCACACCGGTGCCCATTCGGTCAAAGAAAAGCTGTCCGAGTACGGAGTGGAGGTGGGCGAGGAGCAACTGACCAGGGTGGTGGACGAGATCAAGAGGCTGGCGGAGAGCGGCAAGCACGTGGACGATGCGGAACTGGTCGCCCTGGCATACCACTTCGCTGGCCAAGAGGACACACCGCGCAAGATAAAGCTTAAGGAATTCGCCGTCTTCACCGGCGTGAACATCACTCCCACCGCCGTGGTAGCGCTGGAGATGGACGGTGAGGTGCATCGGGGTTCGCAGACCGGTATCGGTCCGGTGGACGCCGCCCTCAACGCCATCCGCTCCGTCCTGAAGGACAAGGTCGCCCTGGAGGAGTATCGTCTGGCGGCCATCACTGGCGGAAGCGACGCGCTGTGCGAAGTGAGCGTCAAGGTGAAGCTGGACGGGGATGGCAAGATCATGTCGGTGGGAAAGAGTGTGGGCACTGACATCGTGAATACCAGCGTGGAAGCGACCATCGAGGCCATCGACCGGCTCTACGCGCGAAAGAAAGCTCATGGAAAAGGGTGA
- a CDS encoding 3-isopropylmalate dehydratase large subunit, translated as MAKAKGKTISENILSKKSNSDAYAGDIVDAEVDFVMVNDVTGPLAFREFEELHCEPKRERIVLVPDHFVPNKDIASAEQAAEMRRFARRWKIKNYYEVGRGGVCHQVMIDEGFVAPGRLIVGADSHTCTYGALNAFATGVGSTEAAAVFAEGRLWFKVPESIKVSLSGRLGKYVMGKDLIIKLITDIGVDGANYKTLEFGGKGLAHFPVADRFTVSNMAIEAGAKAGIFPADSETMHFVRRHAKGKYQAVAPDADAHYVRDMDYDLTELQPMVAMPHLPENGKPVSEVDVIIDQAFLGSCTNGRIEDLRIAVEIIRGKKVAEGVRMIVVPASSRIYCQADEEGLLVEFVKAGAFVSGPTCAACLGGHMGVLAKGERCVSTTNRNFIGRMGHKDSEVYLASPAVVAASAIAGRIVAPEGA; from the coding sequence ATGGCCAAGGCCAAAGGCAAGACCATTTCCGAAAACATCCTATCGAAGAAGTCGAACAGCGACGCCTATGCTGGCGATATAGTGGATGCGGAGGTCGACTTCGTCATGGTGAACGACGTCACCGGTCCGCTCGCCTTCCGTGAGTTCGAGGAGCTGCACTGCGAACCGAAACGGGAGAGGATCGTCCTGGTCCCGGATCACTTCGTCCCGAACAAGGACATCGCCTCGGCCGAGCAGGCGGCGGAGATGCGCCGTTTTGCCCGGCGCTGGAAGATCAAGAACTATTACGAGGTCGGGCGAGGGGGCGTTTGCCACCAGGTCATGATCGACGAGGGGTTCGTGGCGCCAGGACGTCTCATCGTCGGCGCGGATTCCCACACCTGCACCTATGGCGCGTTGAACGCCTTCGCCACGGGGGTAGGGAGCACCGAGGCGGCGGCGGTCTTTGCCGAAGGCAGGTTATGGTTCAAGGTGCCTGAGTCCATCAAGGTCTCGCTCTCGGGGAGGCTGGGCAAGTACGTCATGGGCAAGGACCTGATCATCAAGCTCATCACGGACATCGGGGTGGACGGAGCGAACTACAAGACCCTGGAATTCGGGGGAAAGGGTTTGGCGCATTTCCCGGTGGCGGATCGTTTCACCGTTTCCAACATGGCCATCGAGGCCGGTGCAAAGGCGGGCATCTTTCCTGCCGATTCGGAGACCATGCACTTCGTTCGGCGGCATGCGAAAGGCAAGTATCAGGCGGTAGCGCCTGATGCTGACGCGCATTACGTGAGAGATATGGACTACGACCTGACGGAGCTCCAACCGATGGTGGCCATGCCCCACCTGCCGGAGAACGGGAAGCCGGTGAGCGAGGTGGACGTGATCATCGACCAGGCCTTCCTCGGCTCTTGCACCAACGGACGGATCGAAGATCTGAGGATCGCCGTGGAGATCATCAGGGGAAAGAAGGTGGCCGAGGGCGTTCGCATGATCGTCGTCCCGGCGAGCTCGCGCATCTACTGCCAGGCGGACGAGGAAGGGCTGCTGGTGGAGTTCGTGAAAGCCGGGGCGTTCGTTTCCGGTCCGACCTGCGCCGCCTGCCTGGGCGGGCACATGGGCGTCCTAGCCAAAGGGGAGAGGTGCGTCAGCACCACCAACCGCAACTTCATCGGGCGCATGGGGCACAAGGATTCGGAAGTGTATCTGGCAAGCCCGGCGGTGGTGGCGGCGAGTGCCATCGCCGGTCGGATCGTGGCGCCAGAAGGGGCGTGA
- a CDS encoding 3-isopropylmalate dehydratase small subunit, producing the protein MAEIMRGKVWKFGDHVDTDQIIPAERLTSNNNDRLGTFVFEKARPEIAGKIKKGDIIVAGRNFGCGSSREHAPRALLQAGISCAVAESYARIFYRNSINVGLLLVECKVDVDEGDELSIDLAKGTIKNLRTGKEWSFPPFPPFVKELIDKGGLMAKIKEAKRSSK; encoded by the coding sequence ATGGCGGAGATCATGCGAGGTAAGGTGTGGAAGTTCGGGGACCACGTGGACACGGACCAGATCATTCCCGCCGAGAGGCTCACCAGTAACAACAACGACCGGCTAGGCACCTTCGTCTTCGAGAAAGCGCGGCCTGAGATCGCAGGCAAGATCAAGAAGGGCGACATCATCGTGGCAGGGCGCAATTTCGGTTGCGGTTCCAGCCGGGAGCATGCGCCCCGAGCGCTGCTGCAGGCGGGCATATCCTGCGCGGTGGCTGAGAGCTACGCAAGAATATTCTACCGCAACTCCATCAATGTGGGGCTTCTGCTGGTGGAATGCAAGGTCGATGTGGACGAGGGTGACGAGCTGTCCATCGACCTGGCGAAGGGCACGATCAAAAACCTCAGGACGGGAAAGGAATGGAGCTTCCCGCCTTTCCCGCCCTTCGTGAAGGAGCTCATCGACAAGGGCGGCCTGATGGCCAAGATCAAGGAGGCGAAGAGAAGTTCAAAGTAG
- a CDS encoding isocitrate/isopropylmalate family dehydrogenase — protein sequence MLPGDGIGPEVVNEGLKVLKALEETHQVQFDFQEMEINSERYLRTGKLLTDEDVEALRKFDVIFLGAIGDDRIPPGILEKGILLKLRFTLDQYVNHRPAQLWKPFGRLKRDVDFKIDVFRENTEDFYIGAGGRFKEGAGSMTLDIERELYDLSIDLEATASNTDDYAFEIGIMSKKNVERFAAYVIEQAKMAGEKKITVVDKANVLSNIYSMWREVWDEKCKQAGMEVQYMFVDAMSMALVKNPDKFRIVATPNMFGDILTDLLAEVTGGLGLAPGGNINPMGLSMFEPVHGSAPKYKGQDVIDPVATILAAKMMLDNLGKPELGDKVEEAVRRTFAKGIYTQDLGGKARTHEVGDAVAAEIRKM from the coding sequence GTGCTGCCAGGAGACGGCATCGGACCGGAGGTGGTGAACGAGGGACTGAAGGTGCTCAAGGCGCTAGAGGAGACGCACCAGGTGCAGTTCGACTTCCAGGAGATGGAGATCAACTCGGAGCGGTATCTGCGCACGGGCAAGCTGTTGACGGATGAGGATGTCGAAGCTCTGCGCAAGTTCGACGTCATCTTTCTGGGAGCGATAGGCGACGACCGCATTCCGCCTGGAATCCTGGAGAAGGGCATCTTGCTCAAGCTGCGCTTCACCCTCGACCAGTACGTGAATCATCGTCCAGCACAACTCTGGAAGCCATTCGGTCGCCTAAAGAGGGACGTGGACTTCAAGATCGATGTGTTCCGGGAGAACACCGAGGACTTCTACATCGGAGCGGGGGGCAGGTTCAAGGAAGGTGCGGGCTCCATGACCCTGGACATCGAGCGAGAGCTCTACGACCTCAGCATCGACCTCGAGGCCACGGCCAGCAACACCGACGACTACGCCTTCGAGATCGGTATCATGTCCAAGAAGAATGTGGAGCGCTTCGCTGCCTACGTCATCGAGCAGGCCAAGATGGCGGGGGAGAAGAAGATCACCGTGGTGGACAAGGCCAACGTGCTCAGCAACATCTACTCCATGTGGAGGGAGGTCTGGGACGAGAAATGCAAGCAGGCGGGCATGGAGGTGCAGTACATGTTCGTGGACGCCATGTCCATGGCCTTGGTCAAGAACCCGGACAAGTTCCGGATCGTGGCCACGCCCAACATGTTCGGCGACATCCTCACCGACCTGCTGGCCGAGGTCACCGGCGGACTTGGATTGGCCCCGGGCGGCAACATCAATCCCATGGGCCTGAGCATGTTCGAGCCGGTACATGGCTCCGCTCCTAAGTACAAGGGGCAGGACGTGATCGATCCGGTGGCCACGATCCTGGCGGCCAAGATGATGCTGGACAACTTGGGCAAACCCGAGCTTGGCGACAAGGTGGAGGAAGCCGTCCGTCGCACGTTCGCCAAAGGTATCTACACCCAAGACCTGGGCGGCAAGGCAAGGACGCACGAGGTCGGGGACGCCGTGGCGGCCGAGATCAGAAAGATGTGA